A single region of the Zootoca vivipara chromosome 2, rZooViv1.1, whole genome shotgun sequence genome encodes:
- the LOC132591570 gene encoding zinc finger protein RFP-like, which translates to MAASGDLIQRLRDEATCCICRDYFRDPVTSPECGHNYCRSCLAHCWGESEAEVSCPQCRKTVQRRTLIPNRQLANMVEIAKKLSLQVRREERGGKGRMCEEAEGKGEGGVCEEHKEPLKLFCKVHEAPICLVCRKSKEHKNHKVIPLEEAFEEYKGEICRRLEILRKEREEILAFQADLDKESKDLLKLTERERLKTLEKFKELHQFLKKQEKHLLNHVEEVKREIAGRRDKELARLARKLTSLARIIQEMEEKGQQPASELLQDMRRTFQRYEKRESPEKPLAFPPELRNRILESCDLNHLVEDAIKQLKDALLFRKQIQKANVTLDPDTAHPQLILSEDWKSVRWGDEKQDLPDNPERFCYQPFVLGREGFTAGRHFWEVKVESGEGWGVGVARKSVRRKGFFYFSPEGGIWAMGMSGGRYWARTSPGYSPLSLNEKPRRIRVTLDYEGGRVSFYDADSGTELYTFSGASFSGETLLPYFYLSGNETPLSIS; encoded by the exons ATGGCTGCTTCTGGGGATCTCATCCAGCGTCTCCGTGATGAAGCCACGTGCTGCATCTGCCGGGATTATTTCAGGGATCCAGTGACCAGCCCAGAGTGTGGGCACAACTACTGCCGATCCTGCCTGGCCCATTGCTGGGGGGAATCGGAGGCAGAGGTTTCATGCCCTCAATGCAGAAAAACTGTGCAGAGAAGGACCCTCATCCCCAACCGGCAACTGGCTAACATGGTAGAAATAGCCAAGAAGCTCAGCCTTCAAGTGcggagggaagaaagaggggggaaagggagaatgtGCGAAGAGGCcgagggaaagggagaaggaggagTCTGCGAGGAGCACAAGGAACCCCtgaagctcttctgcaaagtcCACGAAGCCCCCATCTGCCTGGTGTGTCGCAAATCAAAGGAACATAAAAATCACAAGGTGATTCCTCTGGAGGAGGCTTTCGAGGAATACAAG gGAGAGATCTGTCGCCGCCTGGAGattctgaggaaagagagagaggaaattctgGCCTTTCAAGCAGACCTGGACAAGGAAAGCAAAGACCTCCTT aaattaacagaaagGGAGAGGCTGAAGACTCTGGAGAAGTTCAAAGAACTGCACCAGTTcctgaaaaaacaagaaaaacatctGCTGAACCATGTGGAAGAGGTGAAGAGGGagattgcagggagaagggatAAGGAGCTGGCCAGACTCGCCAGGAAACTCACCTCCCTTGCGAGGATCATCCAGGAGATGGAGGAAAAGGGTCAGCAGCCAGcgagtgaactcctgcag GATATGAGAAGAACCTTTCAGAG gtatgagaaaagagagagtccAGAGAAGCCACTTGCTTTCCCTCCAGAACTGAGGAACAGGATCTTGGAATCCTGTGATCTAAATCACCTTGTGGAGGATGCAATTAAACAATTGAAGG atgctCTGTTATTCAGAAAACAGATTCAGAAAG CAAATgtcactctggatccagacacagcccatCCCCAACTCATCCTGTCCGAGGATTGGAAAAGCGTAAGATGGGGAGACGAGAAGCAAGACCTGCCCGACAATCCTGAGAGATTCTGCTACCAGCCTTTTGTGTTGGGACgtgagggattcacagcagggagacatttctgggaagtcaaAGTGGAAAGTGGGGaagggtggggtgtgggggttgCCAGGAAGTCTGTGAGGAGAAAGGGCTTCTTCTACTTCAGTCCTGAGGGAGGGATCTGGGCTATGGGGATGTCTGGAGGCAGGTACTGGGCCCGCACTTCCCCTGGTTACTCTCCTCTGTCCCTGAATGAGAAGCCCAGGAGGATCcgggtgactctggactatgaagGGGGACGGGTGTCTTTTTATGATGCTGACTCAGGAACCGAACTCTACACGTTCTCAGGAGCCTCGTTTTCTggagagaccctcctcccttACTTTTATCTGAGTGGAAATGAAACTCCCCTCAGTATCTCCTGA